In Vagococcus hydrophili, one DNA window encodes the following:
- a CDS encoding proline racemase family protein, giving the protein MKFSKMMTAIDTHTAGEAARLVIGGIPKFPGKTMAEKKEYLATQKDYLRTAMMHEPRGHNEMFGAFICEPVHDEADYGIIFMDAGGYLNMCGHNTIAAMTAAVETGWVDVEPGQREVKICQDTPAGLVHGEVHLSEDYYAESVSFENVESFLYKKGVKVNVPEIGELTIDISFGGSFFAILPAKDLGLEIKPENASKFSELGIKIRDAVNEQIEIQHPTLSHIQTVDLVEIYGPATSPDATYQNVVVFGDGQVDRSPCGTGTSAKLATLYAKGEMGVGDTFIYESILGTKFKGEVVRTAKLGDYEAIIPRVTGSANINGFNTFLIDPKDPLKDGFVLG; this is encoded by the coding sequence GTGAAATTTTCAAAAATGATGACAGCAATTGATACACATACAGCTGGAGAAGCAGCGCGCTTGGTAATTGGAGGAATTCCAAAATTTCCAGGGAAAACAATGGCTGAGAAAAAAGAATATTTAGCAACACAAAAAGATTATTTGAGAACAGCAATGATGCATGAACCTCGTGGACACAACGAAATGTTTGGGGCGTTTATTTGTGAGCCAGTTCACGATGAAGCGGACTACGGAATTATCTTTATGGATGCAGGTGGTTACTTAAATATGTGTGGTCACAACACGATTGCAGCAATGACTGCAGCGGTTGAAACTGGTTGGGTTGATGTTGAACCAGGTCAAAGAGAAGTTAAAATTTGTCAAGATACGCCAGCTGGATTAGTTCATGGTGAGGTTCATTTAAGTGAAGATTACTATGCTGAATCAGTATCTTTTGAAAACGTGGAATCATTCCTTTATAAAAAAGGTGTCAAAGTGAATGTTCCAGAAATTGGTGAATTAACGATTGATATTTCATTTGGTGGAAGTTTCTTCGCGATTCTACCAGCTAAAGATTTAGGGTTAGAAATCAAACCTGAGAATGCTTCTAAGTTTTCAGAACTGGGAATTAAAATTCGCGACGCTGTGAATGAACAAATTGAAATACAACATCCAACCTTATCACATATTCAAACTGTTGATTTAGTTGAAATTTACGGACCAGCAACAAGTCCTGATGCAACGTATCAAAATGTGGTTGTTTTTGGTGATGGTCAAGTGGACCGTTCTCCGTGTGGGACTGGAACAAGTGCGAAACTTGCCACACTTTATGCTAAAGGTGAAATGGGTGTTGGTGATACGTTTATTTACGAAAGTATTTTAGGTACTAAATTTAAAGGCGAAGTGGTTCGAACAGCTAAATTAGGCGACTATGAAGCAATCATTCCGCGTGTCACAGGTTCAGCAAATATTAATGGATTCAATACATTTTTAATCGATCCCAAAGATCCGCTTAAAGATGGTTTTGTTCTAGGTTAG
- a CDS encoding sulfite exporter TauE/SafE family protein: MVAVLLGILGLLLLYYVFFLVKDLIANKANLGKGSLPVAFGIGFVTDFLDVLGIGSFAPTTMLLQMTKYLDDDKKLPGTLNVAHTIPVMIEAFIMIKVVKVAPLTLLSLVFAAIIGSFVGSKTVTKLPEKKVQFYVGLALVATAFIMGAKQMGWLAMLGDGNTATALTGGKLIIGIVGNFIFGALMTIGVGLYAPCMAMVYLLGLQPIVAMPIMMASCAGLMPVASAEFIKTGDYSRKAVIGITIGGIIGVIIAANVVTNIPMDILTWIIICVIIYTGITYIMKSKKNIA; the protein is encoded by the coding sequence ATGGTAGCAGTTTTATTAGGAATTTTAGGATTATTACTTCTTTACTACGTATTTTTCTTAGTGAAAGATTTAATCGCAAACAAAGCTAATTTAGGTAAAGGAAGTCTTCCGGTGGCATTCGGGATTGGATTTGTGACGGACTTTTTAGATGTTTTAGGAATTGGTAGCTTTGCGCCAACAACAATGCTTCTTCAAATGACGAAGTATTTAGATGATGATAAAAAATTACCAGGAACTCTAAATGTGGCTCATACAATTCCGGTTATGATTGAAGCATTTATTATGATTAAAGTTGTAAAAGTTGCACCCTTAACTTTATTATCATTAGTATTTGCGGCAATTATCGGGTCTTTTGTAGGATCGAAAACAGTAACAAAATTACCAGAGAAAAAAGTACAATTTTATGTTGGACTTGCTCTAGTTGCCACAGCGTTTATTATGGGCGCTAAACAAATGGGGTGGCTTGCCATGTTAGGTGATGGTAATACAGCGACAGCCTTAACGGGTGGAAAATTAATTATTGGTATTGTTGGGAACTTCATTTTTGGTGCTTTAATGACAATCGGTGTTGGTCTTTATGCGCCATGTATGGCAATGGTTTATCTATTAGGTCTTCAACCAATTGTTGCAATGCCTATTATGATGGCTTCATGTGCTGGTTTAATGCCAGTAGCCAGTGCTGAATTTATTAAGACTGGAGATTACTCACGTAAAGCTGTTATCGGTATTACAATAGGTGGTATCATCGGTGTTATTATTGCAGCCAACGTTGTGACAAACATTCCAATGGATATTTTAACTTGGATTATTATCTGTGTCATTATTTATACAGGAATTACTTATATCATGAAGAGCAAAAAAAATATCGCATAA
- the selD gene encoding selenide, water dikinase SelD produces the protein MEDLEQLIVCGGCNAKIGPGDLGDLLADLPKATSDKLLVGFENTDDAAVIKISDEQVLIQTLDFFPTMVSDPYLFGKIAAANALSDVYAMGGTVLSALNIVAFPEEKNLLILKEILRGGAEKVLEAGGILAGGHSIHDHSVKYGLSVTGTAHPDEVLMNNSGQVGDHLILTKPLGVGIITTGFSVGEISQESFEQATNYMQTLNKYAMDVMKKYPINSCTDVTGFGLLGHLHEMLHGELSAEIDSQRLPFIEEAYYGAKEFILTAGGQRNRNYLSEFVSFEIDDFGIEELLFDPQTSGGLLVSVPEEVVPKMLFELKEKGIFAEDFGQIIEKTTNEIIVK, from the coding sequence ATGGAAGATTTAGAACAATTAATCGTATGTGGTGGTTGCAATGCTAAAATCGGTCCCGGTGATTTAGGTGATCTTTTAGCAGATTTACCTAAAGCAACTAGTGATAAATTATTGGTTGGTTTTGAAAATACAGATGATGCAGCGGTTATCAAAATTAGTGATGAACAAGTCTTGATACAAACCTTAGACTTTTTTCCAACCATGGTTAGTGATCCATATTTGTTTGGAAAAATTGCGGCAGCCAATGCCTTGAGTGATGTTTATGCAATGGGTGGAACCGTTCTTTCAGCCCTTAATATTGTGGCATTTCCAGAAGAAAAAAATCTACTCATTTTAAAAGAAATTTTAAGGGGTGGCGCGGAAAAAGTTCTAGAAGCTGGTGGTATCTTAGCTGGTGGACATTCGATTCATGATCATTCAGTGAAGTATGGTTTATCAGTTACTGGAACGGCCCATCCCGATGAAGTTTTAATGAACAATTCAGGTCAAGTGGGAGATCATTTGATTTTAACAAAACCACTTGGTGTGGGGATTATTACGACAGGTTTTAGTGTGGGAGAAATTTCTCAAGAATCCTTTGAACAAGCGACTAATTATATGCAAACTTTGAATAAATATGCAATGGATGTGATGAAGAAATATCCGATTAATAGTTGTACAGATGTTACTGGATTTGGACTTCTAGGTCATTTACATGAAATGCTTCATGGAGAATTATCAGCTGAAATAGATAGTCAAAGACTTCCTTTTATTGAAGAAGCCTATTACGGTGCGAAAGAATTTATTCTAACAGCAGGTGGACAACGTAACCGAAATTATTTATCAGAGTTTGTCTCTTTTGAAATTGATGATTTTGGGATTGAAGAATTATTATTTGATCCTCAAACCTCAGGTGGTCTCTTAGTTAGTGTTCCAGAAGAGGTTGTGCCTAAAATGCTTTTTGAATTAAAAGAAAAAGGCATTTTCGCAGAAGATTTTGGTCAGATTATTGAAAAAACAACGAATGAAATAATTGTAAAATAG
- the yedF gene encoding sulfurtransferase-like selenium metabolism protein YedF produces MFEIDAKGMACPLPVIKTKKALKENKEVTTIVDNEIATQNLKKLAEQLQLNYQVEKISDSHYITVISHDEITNNIDSTYSGENTVAVLPEKLGYTVVLDTNIMGRGSDELGANLMKAFVYSLLEQDELPETIICYNSGVKLTVEGSDCLEDLLQMKEQGVAFYSCGACLNYYELTEKLAVGEVTNMYRIVEMMQSAVKIVKP; encoded by the coding sequence ATGTTTGAAATTGATGCAAAAGGAATGGCATGTCCATTACCTGTGATTAAAACCAAAAAGGCGCTAAAAGAAAATAAAGAAGTGACAACCATTGTGGATAATGAAATTGCGACACAAAATTTAAAGAAATTAGCGGAACAATTACAATTAAACTATCAGGTTGAGAAAATATCAGATTCTCATTATATTACTGTGATTAGTCATGATGAAATTACAAATAATATAGACTCTACTTATTCTGGAGAAAACACAGTAGCGGTGTTACCAGAAAAATTAGGTTATACAGTAGTGTTAGATACCAATATCATGGGGCGTGGGTCGGATGAATTGGGCGCTAATTTGATGAAAGCTTTCGTTTATTCTCTACTTGAACAAGATGAATTGCCTGAAACAATTATTTGTTATAACAGCGGGGTGAAATTAACGGTAGAAGGCTCAGATTGCTTAGAGGATCTCTTACAAATGAAAGAACAAGGCGTTGCATTTTATTCATGTGGTGCTTGTCTTAATTATTATGAATTAACTGAAAAATTAGCAGTTGGCGAAGTGACTAACATGTACCGAATTGTTGAGATGATGCAATCAGCGGTTAAAATAGTTAAACCTTAG
- a CDS encoding DUF3343 domain-containing protein: MKEYGILLFSSTHYAMEAEKFLKEALLPARIISTPEKIKKSCGFSLKYTIEKEEEIIHLLDDKEILYEGVYHASGKGLAIDYRKVG; encoded by the coding sequence ATGAAAGAGTACGGAATTCTTTTGTTTTCTTCCACTCATTATGCCATGGAGGCTGAAAAATTTTTAAAAGAAGCATTGCTTCCAGCTAGAATTATTTCTACACCAGAAAAGATAAAAAAAAGCTGTGGTTTTTCTTTGAAATATACCATTGAAAAAGAAGAGGAAATTATTCATTTATTAGATGATAAAGAAATTTTATATGAAGGGGTTTATCATGCCAGTGGTAAGGGGTTGGCGATTGATTATCGAAAGGTTGGCTAG